One genomic segment of Impatiens glandulifera chromosome 6, dImpGla2.1, whole genome shotgun sequence includes these proteins:
- the LOC124942280 gene encoding putative disease resistance protein RGA1 — translation MVDAALISGLLTNLVPLINDEFSLFWSYKKEVQKLSSTLSSISAVLEDAERKRVREKDRQTEDWLLKLKHIVYEVRDIMDECTLKDLRVQIKRRNASSSTRIQVTHSITHPFINTRTRLKIGHKIKDVQEKLDQISYERQRLHLRESIHDMKSSSGRESMSIPTCIQVYGRDEEKTKIVDILVSNESSLVKELSVLPIVGIGGLGKTTLVKMVFDDDEVAMHFDTRIWVCVSEKFDVKLVIKDIIQATNETSLEKLSKKVRDQLKGKRYLIVLDDVWNENEEEWNVLRAILDCGSNGAFVLTTTRKRNVAKLMETIQHVELSSLSDNDCWLLFEERAFMHGTRRTPNFISIGREIVKKCKGVPLIAKTLGSQLGFKNDEKEWCRIRDNEISQNEEFILPILRKSYYDLPYHLRRCFAYCAVFPKGTKIEKERLIQMWIAHGLIPINENQEAEDVGNTIWNELCWRSFFQDETETFYWFGFHTTCRMHDLMHDLAQSIMKDECYTMDGKSSRRIFRQEIRHLTLTVKEFGKEKTEFLKEMRGLQSIILHPANIGFLNVSKEILGVLKKLSSLRVFEVYCDAETLDLRYVGCLKQLRYLNLSGSEITTLPNSICDLSNLQTLNLNNCFYLESLPRNTKDLVNLRHLYLKDCIRLQYMPQGMRQLIHLKTLSLFVIGKENDHCQLDELKELNIRGYLRIKNLGRVTNASIARGRTSFASQKSSINMLELQWEDNDEDDDKKKNRHEETGEALEVPTTSLKILKMRGYTGLNLPKWVRKSSDYLTHLEFYKLENVKHIFPINNSVSRNDNGMIVFPLLEEFAIHHMRNLRELVAPPYSTRAFPRLSMLEISYCPNLRNLPQHLKDLTVVGECSNDLLYNISNLSGLTDLHLSNLEARNILFQETMLFGNINETQGGRSSFQSLRHMKIEYCSKLSCLFDDGMMMSLPLLQTLSISDCQNLTSLSRKKIISGVTNLASLTTLHIERCPAMKMLLTEFGNLNSLQYLYIASCPKLVSSEEAIDVVALLTSLKVRLGRHNFHVEFLFDEDLA, via the coding sequence ATGGTTGATGCAGCTCTAATAAGTGGTTTACTTACAAATTTGGTACCTCTAATCAATGATGAATTCTCATTATTTTGGAGTTATAAAAAAGAAGTTCAAAAGTTATCAAGCACCCTTTCTTCAATTAGTGCTGTTCTTGAAGATGCAGAAAGAAAAAGAGTCCGTGAAAAAGACAGACAAACAGAAGATTGGTTACTCAAACTCAAACACATAGTATACGAGGTTCGTGATATCATGGATGAATGTACTTTAAAAGATCTTCGTGTTCAAATCAAAAGAAGAAATGCTTCATCTTCAACCCGGATCCAGGTAACCCATTCAATAACTCATCCTTTTATCAATACTAGGACACGTCTAAAAATTGGTCATAAAATTAAGGATGTTCAAGAGAAATTAGACCAGATTTCTTATGAACGTCAAAGGTTACATTTGCGTGAATCTATTCATGACATGAAATCATCTAGTGGCCGTGAAAGTATGTCTATTCCTACATGTATTCAAGTGTATGGAAGAGATGAAGAGAAAACAAAAATTGTTGATATTTTAGTATCAAATGAATCAAGTCTTGTTAAAGAATTATCTGTTTTACCCATTGTTGGAATTGGTGGTCTTGGGAAGACAACACTTGTTAAAATGGTTTTCGATGATGATGAGGTTGCTATGCATTTTGATACTAGGATTTGGGTTTGTGTTTCTGAGAAATTTGATGTGAAGTTAGTGATTAAAGACATTATACAAGCAACAAATGAGACTTCTTTAGAGAAATTGTCGAAGAAAGTTAGAGATCAATTGAAAGGGAAGAGATATTTGATTGTGTTGGATGATGTTTGGAATGAAAACGAAGAGGAGTGGAATGTTTTGAGAGCTATATTAGATTGTGGTTCGAATGGTGCATTTGTCCTTACTACGACACGGAAAAGAAATGTGGCGAAGTTAATGGAAACTATTCAACATGTTGAGTTATCGTCGTTGTCTGATAATGATTGTTGGCTGTTATTTGAAGAGCGTGCGTTTATGCATGGAACGCGAAGAACTCCAAACTTTATTTCTATTGGGAGAGAAATAGTTAAAAAGTGTAAGGGTGTTCCTTTAATTGCTAAGACGTTGGGAAGTCAGTTGGGGTTCAAGAACGATGAAAAAGAATGGTGTAGAATCAGAGATAATGAAATATCGCAAAATGAAGAATTTATCTTGCCTATTCTAAGGAAGAGTTACTATGATCTTCCTTATCATTTGAGAAGATGTTTTGCTTATTGTGCTGTATTTCCCAAGGGTACTAAGATTGAAAAAGAGAGATTGATTCAAATGTGGATAGCCCATGGATTGATTCCTATAAATGAAAACCAAGAAGCAGAAGATGTTGGAAATACAATTTGGAATGAGTTGTGTTGGAGATCCTTTTTTCAAGACGAAACAGAGACATTTTATTGGTTTGGATTTCATACAACTTGTAGGATGCACGATCTTATGCACGATCTCGCCCAATCTATTATGAAAGATGAATGCTATACGATGGATGGTAAGAGCTCAAGAAGAATTTTTAGACAAGAAATTCGTCACTTAACATTAACAGTTAAGGAATTTGGCAAAGAAAAAACTGAGTTTCTTAAGGAAATGAGAGGTTTGCAATCAATAATACTCCATCCCGCTAATATTGGATTTTTGAATGTCTCGAAGGAGATTTTGGGAGTATTGAAGAAACTTTCATCTTTACGTGTCTTTGAAGTATATTGCGATGCAGAAACTCTTGATTTGCGTTATGTTGGATGTCTAAAGCAACTTAGATACTTAAACCTTTCGGGCAGTGAGATAACAACATTACCTAATAGTATTTGTGATCTCTCGAACCTTCAAACCCTGAACctcaataattgtttttatctcGAGAGTTTGCCAAGGAATACAAAAGATCTTGTTAACCTTCGACATCTCTATTTGAAGGATTGTATTAGATTACAATATATGCCTCAAGGGATGAGGCAATTAATACATCTCAAGACGCTAAGTTTGTTTGTGATAGGCAAGGAAAATGATCACTGCCAACTAGATGAGTTAAAAGAATTGAACATTCGAGGATATTTGAGAATTAAGAACCTTGGAAGGGTTACCAATGCATCTATTGCGAGAGGGAGGACGAGTTTTGCTTCTCAAAAATCAAGCATCAATATGTTGGAGTTACAATGGGAAGATAACGACGAAGATGAtgataagaagaagaatagacACGAGGAAACAGGGGAAGCTCTTGAGGTTCCAACTACAAGTCTTAAGATTCTGAAAATGCGCGGTTATACAGGTTTGAATCTCCCCAAATGGGTGAGAAAGTCGTCTGATTATCTAACACATCTTGAGTTCTACAAATTGGAAAATGTGAAGCACATATTCCCCATCAACAATAGTGTTAGTAGAAATGACAATGGAATGATAGTATTCCCCTTGTTGGAGGAATTTGCTATTCATCACATGAGAAATTTGAGGGAATTGGTTGCTCCTCCTTATAGTACTCGAGCATTCCCTCGACTTTCCATGCTCGAGATATCTTATTGCCCAAACTTGCGAAACTTGCCACAACATCTCAAAGATCTAACCGTTGTTGGTGAATGTTCCAATGATTTGTTATATAACATCTCAAATCTTAGTGGTCTCACTGATCTTCATCTTTCTAATTTAGAAGCaagaaatattttgtttcaaGAGACAATGTTGTTTGGGAACATTAATGAAACACAAGGAGGACGATCAAGTTTCCAATCTCTTCGACATATGAAGATTGAATACTGCTCGAAGTTAAGTTGTTTGTTTGATGATGGAATGATGATGTCTCTCCCGTTGCTACAAACTTTGTCTATTTCTGATTGTCAAAACTTAACATCCCTATCACGAAAGAAGATAATAAGTGGTGTCACGAACCTCGCCTCTCTCACGACTTTGCATATTGAGCGTTGTCCAGCGATGAAGATGTTATTGACTGAATTTGGAAACCTCAATTCATTACAATATTTGTACATCGCGAGTTGTCCTAAGTTGGTATCCTCGGAAGAAGCAATCGATGTTGTCGCACTCTTAACTTCACTTAAAGTAAGACTTGGCCGTCACAACTTTCATGTAGAATTCCTATTCGATGAAGACTTGGCCTAG